A genomic segment from Asterias amurensis chromosome 6, ASM3211899v1 encodes:
- the LOC139938751 gene encoding cilia- and flagella-associated protein 119-like, whose translation MPGEVPKIPQPRDHKAQVCIWADIDVTQAETLMNATSMAAVRSILADQFMLEDHDETSSSSVLLDLYYYTVQFALDNGFNKEQLSAFFSILKKTHEVCNETPFGNLEQTYSYFKEMVLCHAVKRPPWSINLFSPDQVKIITEYILNTYFRHYKLYKYVFTPMVRLDLSISYAGMPETPVPSEAGDVNGEQSVEGEQSEEQLNKEEEQQIEEPPREETPAQKELRKLITSQLNDEISRLRTSLGEQIQLNDEVLQKKLASVDGGGAKSGKNSGKAKKK comes from the exons CCCAGGGACCATAAAGCCCAAGTCTGTATCTG GGCGGACATAGATGTCACTCAAGCTGAGACTCTCATGAACGCCACCTCCATGGCAGCTGTTCGCAG CATTCTAGCCGACCAGTTTATGCTGGAAGATCATGATGAGACGTCCTCCTCTTCTGTTCTGTTGGATCTCTACTACTACACAGTACAGTTTGCTCTTGATAATGGCTTCAATAAGGAGCAGCTTAGTGCCTTCTTCTCTATCCTCAAGAAGACGCATGAAGTATGCAATG AAACCCCATTTGGTAACCTCGAGCAGACATATAGCTACTTCAAAGAGATGGTGTTGTGCCATGCAGTCAAG CGTCCACCATGGAGCATCAACCTATTCAGCCCAGACCAGGTTAAGATCATCACAGAGTACATTCTCAATACTTACTTCCGTCACTATAAACTCTACAAGTACGTCTTCACACCCATGGTCAGATTGGACCTGTCCATTTCCTACGCGGGGATGCCAGAGACTCCTGTTCCCTCTGAGG CTGGTGATGTGAATGGCGAACAATCAGTGGAGGGAGAGCAGTCAGAGGAACAGCTGAACAAGGAGGAAGAACAGCAAATAGAAGAGCCACCTCGAG AAGAGACTCCGGCTCAAAAGGAATTGCGAAAGCTGATCACATCCCAGTTGAATGATGAAATTTCCAGACTGAGGACATCACTGGGCGAGCAGATCCAACTAAACGATGAAGTGCTTCAGAAAAAGTTGGCGAGTGTTGACGGTGGAGGCGCAAAGAGCGGCAAAAACTCAGGCAAGGCAAAGAAAAAATGA
- the LOC139938752 gene encoding DNA repair protein RAD51 homolog 3-like: MHRELGSFPFPPPIRAKLKDNGFGMVEDVFEMKPTELSREIGISKEEALDVLTMVRSATSVSSTPNSRTPSSSTSLVGNQHHHPESNKRTVTALEMLQYEKASPAIVTFCEDLDEMLGGGVPLSKITEICGAPGVGKTQTCIQLAVDVQIPQFFGGVEGEAIYVDTEGSFIPQRAADMAVAMVEHCRGIAEIQEDLSKELEEALRSFSMEKILAGIHYFRCHDYTELLALVNLLPDILKEHNKVKLVVVDSIAFHFRHDFDDFSLRTRLLNGLAQSLIRVASNHQLAVVLTNQMTTRVGSGPSRLIPALGESWGHACTIRLILFWRDNQRYANLYKSPNKQELTVPYQITMDGLRSVPRSKEEHGSPSTMEAYEQGQETTEDSSFNPRKRSRTIDQS, from the exons ATGCATCGTGAATTGGGAAGCTTTCCATTTCCTCCACCGATAAGGGCGAAATTAAAGGACAATGGTTTCGGAATGGTGGAAGATGTTTTCGAAATGAAACCGACTGAGTTGAGCAGAG aaATTGGGATTTCCAAAGAAGAAGCCTTAGATGTGTTAACAATGGTGAGAAGCGCAACATCTGTATCGTCAACGCCCAACTCACGTACCCCTAGCAGCAGTACATCTTTAGTGGGGAACCAGCATCACCATCCAGAGAGCAATAAGAGGACAGTGACAGCTTTAGAAATGCTACAATATGAGAAGGCATCCCCTGCCATCGTTACATTCTGTGAAGACTTGGACGAGATGTTGGGAGGGGGTGTCCCTCTTAGCAAGATAACAGAGATTTGTGGGGCCCCTGGCGTGGGGAAGACACAGACATG TATCCAGCTTGCGGTCGATGTACAGATACCACAGTTTTTCGGAGGTGTTGAAGGAGAAGCGATATACGTTGATACAGAGGGAAGTTTCATCCCACAGAGGGCAGCAGACATGGCCGTGGCGATGGTGGAACATTGCAGAGGCATTGCAGAGATACAAGAAGACCTGAGCAAGG AGCTGGAAGAGGCGCTGAGATCGTTCTCAATGGAGAAGATTCTGGCTGGTATTCACTACTTCCGTTGCCATGACTACACCGAGCTGCTTGCATTAGTCAATCTTCTTCCAGATATTCTCAAGGAACATAACAAG GTGAAACTTGTTGTGGTTGACAGCATTGCTTTCCACTTCCGGCATGATTTTGATGACTTTTCCTTGAGGACAAGACTTCTGAATGGACTGGCGCAAAGTCTAATTAGAGTTGCATCAAACCACCAATTAGCT GTTGTGTTGACAAATCAGATGACAACCCGTGTTGGCAGTGGACCCTCTCGCCTTATCCCAGCGCTAGGAGAGAGCTGGGGTCACGCCTGTACTATTAGATTAATCCTCTTCTGGAGAGACAACCAGAG GTACGCAAATCTCTACAAGTCGCCCAATAAACAAGAGTTGACAGTGCCTTATCAGATCACG ATGGATGGTCTAAGAAGCGTTCCAAGGTCAAAGGAAGAACATGGATCTCCTTCAACAATGGAAGCATATGAACAGGGCCAGGAAACCACAGAAGACAGTTCCTTTAACCCTCGGAAACGATCGAGAACAATTGATCAAAGCTGA